From the Kitasatospora atroaurantiaca genome, the window CCCAGTCATGCCGCTGTGCGCCAGGGCGCTGCGTACGACTCCGCCTTCCTGCGCGCCGCGCGCCGTGAGCCCGTGCCGCACACCCCCGTGTGGTTCATGCGCCAGGCCGGCCGCTCGCTGCCCGAGTACCTCAAGGTGCGCGAGGGCATCCCGATGCTCGAGTCCTGCATGCGGCCGGAACTCGTCAAGGAGATCACCCTGCAGCCGGTCCGCCGGCACAAGGTGGACGCGGCGATCTTCTTCAGCGACATCGTGGTGCCGCTGAAGGCGGTCGGCATCGACGTCGACATCAAGCCCGGCGTCGGCCCGGTGATCGCCGACCCGATCCGCTCCTTCGAGGACCTGCAGCGGCTGCGCCCGCTGGAGCCGGACGACATGCCGTACATCACGGAGGCCGTCGGCCTGCTGGTGGACGAGCTGGGCTCGACCCCGCTGATCGGCTTCGCCGGTGCCCCCTTCACGCTGGCCAGCTACCTGGTCGAGGGCGGCCCGTCCAAGAGCCACGAGAAGACCAAGGCCATGATGTACGGCGAGCCCGAGCTGTGGGCCGCGCTGGTCGACCGGCTCGCCGACATCACCGCGGGCTTCCTGAAGATCCAGATCGAGGCGGGCGCCTCGGCGATCCAGCTCTTCGACTCCTGGGTCGGCGCCCTCGCCCCCGACGACTACCGCCGCTCGGTGATGCCCGCCAGCACCAAGGTCTTCGACGCCGTCGCCCCGTACGGCGTGCCGCGGATCCACTTCGGCGTCGGCACCGGCGAGCTGCTCGGCCTGATGGGCCAGGCGGGCGCGGACGTGGTCGGCGTCGACTGGCGGGTGCCGCTGAACGTCGCCGCCGAGCGGGTCGGCCCCGGCAAGGCGCTGCAGGGCAACCTCGACCCGGCCGTGCTCTTCGCCCCCACCCAGGCGGTCGAGACCAAGGCCCGCGAGGTGCTGCACGCCGCCCAGGCGCTCGGCGACAGCGGCCACATCTTCAACCTCGGCCACGGCGTGATGCCGAGCATGGACCCGGACGCGCTGACCAGGCTCGTCGCGTTCGTGCACGAGGCCAGCGCGCGGTAGTGGTGCGCCGTCCGGTCAGGGCAGGGGGCCCTGACCGGATCGGTCCGCAGCCGGACCCGATGCGACCTGTCGCAGGCCCGCCCGGGTCGGCCAGAGTTGGGGCATGACCCGAGCACTGATCGTCATCGATGTCCAGGAATCCTTCCGTGCCCGCCCGCTGTGGGAGACCACGTCGGACCCGAAGGTCGCCGAGCAGGTGAACCGTCTGGTCCGGCTCGCCCGCCGGGCCGGGGACCTGGTGGTGTGGGTACTGCACTCCGAGCCGGGCAGCGGCGACGTCTTCGACCCCGCACTCGGCCACGTCCGACTGATGGCGGAGCTGGAGCGCCGGGACGAGGAGCCGCTGATCCACAAGACCTCCCACAACGCCTTCACCACCACCAACCTGCAGCAACTCCTCACCGAGCGCGGCATCCGCGAGCTCACCGTCTGCGGCATCCGCACCGAGCAGTGCGTCGAGACCACCACGCGCGTCGCGAGCGACCTCGGCTACCAGGTCACCTTCGTCACCGACGCCACCGCGACGCACCCCATCCCGCACCGCGACGCCCCGGCCGGCCGGAGCGTCGCCGAACTGCTGGCCGACCCCCGCACCCTGAGCGCCGAGGAGGTCATCCGGCGTACCGAGTACGCCCTCGCCGGGCGCTTCGCCACCATCGCCACGGTCGACCAGCTGGAGGCCGCGGCCGGACTTCGGGCATGATGACCGGATCGTGAGCCACATCGTCTTCTTCCTGGTGCCCGGAGTCCATCTGCTGGACCTGGCCGGCCCGGCGCAGGTCTTCTTCGCCGCCGCGGACTTCGGGCACCCGTACACCCTCGGCTACGTCGCCGAGCAGCCCCAGGTCCCGAGTGCCCAGGGGCTGCCGCTACTGGCCCGGCTCGACTGGCCCGAACTCGGCCCCGAGGACCTGATCGTGGTGCCCGGCTGGCGGGCACCCACCCTGGCCGACAGCCCGGCCATCGGCACGGCCTCGCTCCAGGCCCTGAAGAACCACCACGCCAGGGGTGGAACCGTCGCCAGCGTCTGCGCCGGAG encodes:
- a CDS encoding isochorismatase family protein gives rise to the protein MTRALIVIDVQESFRARPLWETTSDPKVAEQVNRLVRLARRAGDLVVWVLHSEPGSGDVFDPALGHVRLMAELERRDEEPLIHKTSHNAFTTTNLQQLLTERGIRELTVCGIRTEQCVETTTRVASDLGYQVTFVTDATATHPIPHRDAPAGRSVAELLADPRTLSAEEVIRRTEYALAGRFATIATVDQLEAAAGLRA
- the hemE gene encoding uroporphyrinogen decarboxylase; this translates as MRQGAAYDSAFLRAARREPVPHTPVWFMRQAGRSLPEYLKVREGIPMLESCMRPELVKEITLQPVRRHKVDAAIFFSDIVVPLKAVGIDVDIKPGVGPVIADPIRSFEDLQRLRPLEPDDMPYITEAVGLLVDELGSTPLIGFAGAPFTLASYLVEGGPSKSHEKTKAMMYGEPELWAALVDRLADITAGFLKIQIEAGASAIQLFDSWVGALAPDDYRRSVMPASTKVFDAVAPYGVPRIHFGVGTGELLGLMGQAGADVVGVDWRVPLNVAAERVGPGKALQGNLDPAVLFAPTQAVETKAREVLHAAQALGDSGHIFNLGHGVMPSMDPDALTRLVAFVHEASAR